The following proteins are co-located in the Delphinus delphis chromosome 5, mDelDel1.2, whole genome shotgun sequence genome:
- the CXCL9 gene encoding C-X-C motif chemokine 9 yields MISKSMFSKEFLRLKIKYRSDSVEQIQEQLHSTTMKKSGVSLLLGIIFLTLIGVQGTPTMRNGRCSCINTSPGTIHSKFLKDLKQFAPSPSCEKTEIIATMKNGAQTCLNPNSTDVKELIKEWEKQVNQKKKQKKGRKYKKTKKVPKVKKSLHPPQKKTT; encoded by the exons ATGATTTCCAAGAGCATGTTCTCTAAAGAATTTCTCAGGCTTAAAATCAAATACAGGAGTGACTCAGTAGAACAAATACAGGAGCAACTCCATTCTACCACTATGAAGAAAAGTGGCGTTTCTCTCCTTTTGGGTATCATCTTCCTGACTCTGATTGGAGTTCAAG GAACTCCAACAATGAGGAATGGACGCTGTTCCTGCATCAACACCAGCCCAGGGACGATCCATTCAAAATTCTTAAAGGACCTTAAACAATTTGCCCCAAGCCCTTCTtgtgagaaaactgaaatcat TGCTACAATGAAGAATGGGGCTCAAACCTGTCTAAACCCAAATTCAACAGATGTGAAAGAATTGATTAAAGAGTGGGAGAAACAG gtcaaccaaaaaaaaaagcaaaaaaaagggagaaaatataaaaaaaccaagaaagttccaaaagttaaaaaatctCTACATCCTCCTCAAAAGAAGACTACATGA